A region of the Verrucomicrobiota bacterium genome:
GATAAACCGATACACTAAATATAAACCTTATGAAACGTTCCCTAAGTCTATTGTCTATTATTCTATTCATCAGCTCGCTCACCGCTTCCGCGGGATTGGATGTGGGCTCCTCGGTTGATCCTTTTATCGCTAATGCCGATTCGGGTGATCTGTGGCAGTTTTCCGAACATCTCGGAAAGAAGAACATTGTGGTTTACTTTTACCCGGCAGCTATGACCGGCGGTTGTACCAAACAAGCCTGTGCCTATAGAGACATGTCTGCTGGACTCAATGATGTCGATGCCGTGGTAGTGGGAGTCAGCGGTGACTCGGTTAATAACCTCAAGCTTTTCAAGCAAGCAAATGACCTGAACTTTCCTTTACTTTCTGACGCAGATGGAAGTATTGCAAAGCTGTTCGGTGTTGCGACTAAAGAGGGTGGTTCTATTGAACGCGAAGTAGCAGGCATTATGCACACCCTGACTCGTGGACTAACGACCATGCGTTGGACTTTCATTATCGATAAGAGCGGCAAAGTCGTTTACAAAAACGATAAGGTAAATCCCACTGAGGATACCGCAAATGTG
Encoded here:
- a CDS encoding redoxin domain-containing protein, with the protein product MKRSLSLLSIILFISSLTASAGLDVGSSVDPFIANADSGDLWQFSEHLGKKNIVVYFYPAAMTGGCTKQACAYRDMSAGLNDVDAVVVGVSGDSVNNLKLFKQANDLNFPLLSDADGSIAKLFGVATKEGGSIEREVAGIMHTLTRGLTTMRWTFIIDKSGKVVYKNDKVNPTEDTANVIAEIKKLG